One Bdellovibrionota bacterium DNA window includes the following coding sequences:
- the queG gene encoding tRNA epoxyqueuosine(34) reductase QueG has protein sequence MKRSGAETLKEYGLSIGFDRIGITTADPPADFRRYLDWIERGGAGDLWYLTEPSRVEKRRDLQRVLPGVRTVIVGAISYAPQSNHQPTNAKFARYAWGLDYHKVVLEKLEQLAAWLSEQVDAPFRYRTYVDTGPILERSLAERAGIGWIGKNTCLMSEETGSYLYLGELLSTLDLPTDAPALNRCGTCTRCLDACPTQALEAPYQLRSDRCISYQTVENRNGEIPEPIAQRLNGWVAGCDICQEVCPWNHEPFPMRLEALRPLPHLRLSLQELCTLSEDDFHRHFDSTSFRRIGRSALARNAKAALRDCGSFAEMRSSGRRDCAPAR, from the coding sequence GTGAAACGCTCCGGGGCCGAAACTTTAAAGGAATACGGCCTTTCCATCGGCTTTGACCGCATTGGCATCACAACGGCGGACCCTCCCGCGGACTTTCGCCGTTACCTCGACTGGATAGAACGAGGCGGCGCAGGCGATCTTTGGTATCTGACCGAACCTTCCCGAGTCGAAAAACGGAGGGACCTTCAGCGAGTCCTGCCCGGCGTCCGGACCGTAATTGTCGGCGCCATTTCATATGCGCCGCAAAGCAACCACCAACCTACAAACGCCAAGTTCGCTCGTTATGCTTGGGGACTCGATTATCACAAGGTCGTTCTTGAAAAATTGGAACAGCTCGCCGCTTGGCTGTCAGAACAAGTCGATGCGCCGTTTCGATATCGGACGTACGTGGATACCGGGCCGATTCTCGAACGAAGCCTGGCCGAGCGGGCGGGAATCGGATGGATCGGCAAGAACACCTGCCTGATGAGTGAAGAGACCGGCTCTTATCTTTATTTGGGTGAACTTCTGTCGACGCTCGATCTTCCGACGGACGCGCCGGCGCTCAACCGGTGCGGGACGTGTACGCGTTGTCTGGACGCCTGTCCGACCCAAGCGTTGGAAGCGCCGTATCAACTTCGATCCGACCGCTGCATCTCCTACCAGACGGTCGAGAATCGAAACGGCGAGATTCCTGAACCGATCGCTCAGCGACTAAACGGCTGGGTTGCCGGCTGCGACATCTGCCAGGAGGTCTGCCCCTGGAATCACGAACCGTTTCCGATGCGATTGGAAGCCCTGCGTCCTCTGCCGCATCTCCGTCTTTCCCTTCAGGAACTTTGTACGCTGTCAGAAGACGATTTTCACAGACACTTTGACTCCACGAGTTTTCGAAGAATCGGCAGATCCGCCCTCGCCCGGAACGCAAAAGCGGCCCTTCGAGATTGCGGCTCATTTGCTGAAATGCGGAGCTCGGGCAGGCGGGATTGCGCTCCGGCACGGTGA